In the genome of Shewanella glacialimarina, one region contains:
- a CDS encoding DUF4826 family protein, translating into MTDEVVEQVATPAVDQEALRQDWVKTQFQKANRFLAEKGVLPNKVYTEESRYLAPYLAIWKMDSKQPTKQTFWVMSGDLPTDYVDVKVAKTAREAMRHFSMMWQLKAENLHKSGATRDQTQLKFANLLVTRAESLYRMHEDEKLWS; encoded by the coding sequence ATGACTGATGAAGTAGTTGAGCAGGTTGCAACACCCGCTGTAGATCAAGAAGCATTAAGACAAGATTGGGTAAAAACACAATTTCAAAAAGCCAATCGTTTTTTAGCTGAAAAGGGTGTGCTACCAAATAAAGTGTATACAGAAGAAAGTCGTTACCTTGCACCTTATTTAGCGATCTGGAAGATGGATTCTAAACAACCGACTAAACAAACCTTTTGGGTGATGTCTGGTGATTTACCTACAGATTATGTCGATGTGAAAGTGGCTAAAACAGCCCGTGAAGCAATGCGTCACTTTTCAATGATGTGGCAGCTCAAAGCTGAAAATTTACATAAATCTGGTGCAACGCGTGATCAGACCCAGCTTAAATTTGCTAATTTATTGGTAACTCGTGCAGAAAGTCTATACAGAATGCATGAAGATGAAAAGCTTTGGTCTTAA
- a CDS encoding Glu/Leu/Phe/Val dehydrogenase dimerization domain-containing protein, with translation MSVFNHVSFDEHEQVVFCHDKESGLKAIIAVHNTNKGPAVGGCRMWNYQSDDEALTDVLRLSRGMTYKNALAGLTMGGGKAVIIADPKTTDREKLFLAFGRFVNSLGGKYYSAEDVGVSTSDMMIANRETPYVAGLEGKSGDPSPLTALGTYLGIKAAVKHQRGIDSLEGIKVSVQGVGHVGYYLCKHLHEAGAKLIVTDIHQASLDRVATEFGATLVEPQDIYNQDVDVYAPCALGATLNDITLPLLKATIVAGCANNQLAEVRHGEKLKEMGILYAPDYVINAGGIINVSFENNYDKAAATAKVEQIYQTLLTVFTRADAENRTTGSVADEMARAIINAGR, from the coding sequence GTGTCTGTATTTAATCATGTCTCGTTTGATGAGCACGAACAAGTAGTATTTTGTCATGATAAAGAAAGTGGCTTAAAAGCCATTATTGCGGTGCACAATACCAATAAAGGCCCCGCTGTGGGTGGCTGTAGAATGTGGAATTATCAATCTGATGATGAAGCATTGACAGACGTATTGCGTCTTTCTAGAGGGATGACATATAAAAATGCCCTTGCTGGTTTAACTATGGGTGGTGGTAAAGCCGTTATCATAGCTGATCCTAAAACGACAGACCGTGAAAAACTGTTCCTCGCTTTTGGTCGTTTTGTTAATAGCTTAGGCGGAAAATACTACTCTGCGGAAGATGTCGGCGTATCCACATCAGATATGATGATAGCCAACCGTGAAACCCCTTATGTAGCTGGACTTGAAGGCAAGTCAGGTGATCCGTCGCCGTTAACAGCTCTAGGCACGTATTTAGGCATTAAAGCGGCCGTTAAACACCAACGTGGAATTGATAGTTTAGAAGGCATTAAAGTGTCAGTACAAGGTGTTGGCCATGTCGGATACTATTTGTGCAAACATTTACATGAAGCCGGTGCAAAACTCATTGTCACAGATATTCATCAAGCGTCTCTTGACCGTGTCGCAACCGAGTTTGGTGCAACCCTAGTAGAGCCGCAAGATATCTACAATCAAGATGTTGATGTATATGCACCTTGTGCATTAGGGGCAACGTTAAATGACATTACATTGCCTTTATTAAAAGCCACTATTGTAGCGGGTTGTGCCAACAATCAACTAGCTGAAGTGCGCCACGGTGAAAAGCTTAAAGAAATGGGCATTTTATACGCACCTGATTATGTGATTAATGCCGGTGGTATTATTAATGTCTCTTTTGAAAATAACTATGATAAAGCAGCTGCAACCGCTAAGGTTGAGCAAATTTATCAAACATTATTAACTGTGTTTACTCGCGCAGATGCTGAAAACCGCACAACAGGTTCAGTCGCCGATGAAATGGCTCGTGCCATTATTAATGCAGGCCGTTAA
- a CDS encoding energy transducer TonB, whose amino-acid sequence MKYTPFQFNSNIIAAKIRMCVYGSLLVASIVSPMVQAADFSSSYQAYQQAVASKDVEQTLVYAQQAYDFGKVSFGENHIDTAMLLMNLANAQRDSGDNVSASQNYDNVLASYITHYGNNSIEVLDPMLLVAESTTNDKKAQALFEDTIGVAKSLKDPLVLAEVYTAAFKHLYKTSKYNHTIKNYGLKAYDIYSQHLPEDAIVRVDATHLAASIQFAEKHYDTAKRLFLEVIKQYQALDYSHPSELHAHAVLVELYEKQNNSQQATAHCIAIGKMKPWSDDQDQVPLFRHHPNYPKSYAKDRKEGWVDMAFIIDKNGFVKSASVLDSKGGKRFEIESLEAIQKWRYAPKFVDGNPVQAEAKVRLDFTIANS is encoded by the coding sequence ATGAAATATACACCCTTCCAGTTTAATTCGAATATTATTGCTGCAAAAATCAGAATGTGTGTTTACGGCAGTCTTTTAGTGGCGAGCATCGTTTCGCCTATGGTGCAAGCGGCTGATTTTTCTTCAAGTTATCAAGCTTATCAACAAGCCGTTGCATCAAAAGATGTAGAGCAAACATTAGTGTATGCTCAGCAAGCTTATGATTTCGGAAAAGTCAGCTTTGGTGAAAACCACATCGATACGGCGATGTTACTGATGAACCTTGCCAATGCGCAACGTGATAGTGGTGATAACGTTTCAGCAAGCCAGAATTATGACAACGTATTGGCCAGCTACATTACACATTATGGAAACAATAGCATTGAAGTGTTAGATCCTATGTTGTTAGTTGCAGAGTCAACAACCAATGACAAAAAGGCCCAAGCACTTTTTGAAGATACCATTGGTGTGGCAAAGTCACTCAAAGATCCATTAGTGTTAGCTGAAGTTTATACTGCGGCGTTTAAGCACTTATATAAAACCTCAAAATATAATCACACCATAAAAAACTATGGTTTAAAGGCATATGACATTTACAGCCAACATCTTCCCGAGGATGCTATTGTGCGTGTTGATGCCACTCATCTGGCGGCATCCATCCAGTTTGCTGAAAAACACTATGACACTGCAAAGCGCTTATTTCTTGAGGTAATCAAACAGTATCAAGCCCTTGATTATAGCCATCCATCAGAGTTGCATGCTCACGCTGTGTTGGTTGAGTTGTATGAGAAACAAAATAATAGCCAACAAGCGACGGCACACTGTATTGCGATTGGTAAAATGAAACCTTGGTCGGATGATCAGGATCAAGTGCCCTTATTTAGACATCATCCAAATTATCCAAAATCCTATGCAAAAGACAGAAAAGAGGGATGGGTTGATATGGCGTTTATCATTGATAAAAATGGCTTTGTTAAGTCGGCATCGGTATTAGATTCTAAGGGCGGAAAACGTTTTGAAATAGAATCGTTAGAGGCCATTCAAAAATGGCGCTATGCACCTAAGTTTGTTGATGGTAATCCGGTTCAGGCAGAAGCAAAAGTGCGTCTTGATTTCACCATTGCTAATAGCTAA
- a CDS encoding CBS domain-containing protein — MPAAMILVRDIMTTRIVTVSIDDRLSVAKHIFDNVSFHHLLAIDENDKLQGILSHRDFLKALSPNLGTAAELIRDTETLNKRVHQVMSHNPITVSPDTRLKHACEIILKYNIGSLPVLDNGTLIGIITWKDLLKSYSDND, encoded by the coding sequence ATGCCTGCTGCAATGATATTAGTTCGCGACATTATGACAACACGTATTGTCACCGTTTCAATTGATGATAGATTGTCGGTGGCAAAACACATTTTCGACAATGTCAGTTTTCACCATTTATTGGCCATTGATGAAAATGACAAACTGCAAGGCATTTTATCACACAGAGACTTTTTAAAAGCCCTTAGTCCTAACCTAGGTACAGCTGCAGAACTTATTCGTGACACAGAAACACTCAATAAGCGCGTCCACCAAGTAATGAGCCACAACCCTATTACCGTATCACCAGATACGCGTCTTAAACATGCTTGTGAAATTATTCTAAAATATAATATTGGCAGTTTGCCTGTCTTGGACAATGGCACATTAATTGGCATTATTACTTGGAAAGACTTACTCAAGAGCTACAGTGATAACGATTAA
- a CDS encoding lipid-transfer protein, with translation MSSIVIAGVGMTPFCKPGQHQPYRVMAANAIKLALADAGINAKQIQQAFGAYIYGDSTCAQHAFYDVIQSGIPVINVNNNCSSGSTALYLARQAVMSGEVECALAFGFEEMQPGALGSNWQDRESPFTRIAPVLNQFNAPDGPIALRAFGAAGRHYMDKYNVTAELFAKVAVKSRRHAMNNPYALLKMPLCAEQVLADKVIYDGYLTRLMACPPTCGAAAVIVCSDKFAKQHGISSKVKILAQAMATDTQDSWQDPINAVGQSMTQMAAKKVYNAAGISPQDLDVIELHDCFTPNEVITYEALGLCAEGEAEKFIKQGNNTYGGQFVIGPSGGLMSKGHPIGATGLAQCAELVWHLRDQAGDRQVQGARLALQHNVGLGGAVVVTLYGK, from the coding sequence ATGAGTAGCATTGTTATTGCTGGCGTAGGTATGACGCCTTTTTGTAAGCCAGGACAGCATCAGCCTTATCGTGTGATGGCTGCCAATGCAATTAAGTTAGCTTTGGCCGATGCCGGTATTAATGCTAAGCAAATACAACAGGCATTTGGTGCATATATTTATGGTGATAGTACCTGTGCGCAACATGCTTTTTATGATGTTATTCAAAGTGGTATCCCTGTTATTAACGTCAATAATAATTGCTCTAGTGGTTCTACCGCGTTGTACTTAGCCAGGCAGGCTGTGATGTCTGGCGAAGTTGAGTGTGCATTAGCCTTTGGGTTCGAAGAAATGCAGCCAGGTGCCCTAGGGTCAAATTGGCAAGACAGAGAAAGCCCATTTACTCGAATAGCACCGGTGTTAAATCAGTTTAATGCACCCGATGGTCCAATCGCATTACGGGCTTTTGGAGCTGCGGGCCGCCATTACATGGATAAATATAATGTCACTGCTGAATTATTTGCCAAGGTTGCAGTAAAGTCCCGTCGCCATGCGATGAACAACCCTTATGCTTTATTGAAAATGCCATTATGTGCGGAGCAAGTATTGGCTGATAAGGTGATTTACGATGGCTATTTAACTCGCCTTATGGCGTGTCCTCCCACTTGTGGTGCGGCAGCTGTCATTGTATGCAGTGATAAATTTGCTAAACAGCATGGTATAAGCTCCAAGGTTAAAATTCTTGCTCAAGCTATGGCAACCGATACCCAAGATTCTTGGCAAGATCCTATTAATGCAGTGGGCCAGAGCATGACTCAAATGGCGGCGAAAAAAGTGTATAACGCTGCAGGTATATCGCCACAGGATTTAGATGTGATTGAGCTACATGACTGCTTTACGCCTAATGAAGTCATCACCTATGAGGCTTTGGGGTTATGCGCAGAGGGGGAGGCTGAAAAATTTATTAAGCAGGGAAACAATACCTATGGTGGCCAGTTTGTTATTGGCCCTTCAGGTGGCTTAATGTCTAAAGGTCATCCGATTGGTGCTACAGGATTAGCGCAATGCGCAGAACTTGTTTGGCATTTACGCGATCAAGCAGGTGATCGTCAGGTGCAAGGAGCTCGCTTAGCATTACAACATAATGTGGGTTTAGGTGGTGCTGTTGTGGTGACTTTATACGGTAAATGA
- a CDS encoding UDP-2,3-diacylglucosamine diphosphatase: MDKISALFKQVSQASAHSVFSSHISTKHLHQENDSWDEATSEQQSFYAVWLSDVHLGSIDCKADFLLDFLNSNPCQYLYLVGDIIDIWALKKRVYWPDSHQAVLTKILALAQNGTQVFYIPGNHDEMFKPYVDSHFRGITIAPSYIHQSILGKRCLMLHGDQFDSEVCVSRTYAKLGDHLYDVLLWLNRHLHSVRSQLGYPYWSLASYIKLRVNKAQQAINSFKDAVLRFALKQQVDMVICGHIHQPELSIHHKGKHRIIYANDGDWVENCTLIAETLSGDFQLLKWNELTKTPQIIDNIGTASPLPLHTASTQKQPNKKVA, translated from the coding sequence ATGGATAAAATCAGTGCGTTATTTAAACAAGTCTCGCAAGCATCTGCTCACTCTGTATTCTCATCTCATATATCGACTAAACACCTTCATCAAGAAAATGATAGTTGGGATGAGGCAACATCCGAGCAACAGTCGTTTTATGCCGTTTGGCTGTCGGATGTTCATTTAGGCAGTATTGACTGCAAAGCTGATTTTTTATTAGATTTTTTAAATAGTAACCCATGCCAATACCTGTATTTAGTCGGTGACATCATCGATATTTGGGCATTAAAAAAACGGGTTTACTGGCCAGATAGCCATCAAGCTGTATTAACAAAAATACTAGCATTAGCCCAAAATGGCACCCAAGTATTTTATATCCCTGGTAATCACGATGAGATGTTCAAACCTTACGTAGATAGTCATTTTCGTGGTATCACAATCGCACCAAGTTATATTCATCAATCTATTCTGGGCAAACGCTGCCTGATGTTACATGGCGATCAATTTGACTCTGAAGTTTGTGTCAGCCGCACCTACGCCAAACTAGGGGATCATTTATACGATGTTTTGTTATGGCTAAATCGGCATCTTCATAGTGTACGCAGCCAACTTGGCTACCCTTATTGGTCACTTGCCAGCTATATAAAACTCAGAGTAAACAAAGCCCAACAAGCCATTAATAGTTTTAAAGATGCAGTGCTACGATTTGCCTTAAAACAACAAGTCGATATGGTCATTTGTGGCCATATTCATCAACCAGAACTCTCTATTCACCATAAGGGTAAACACAGGATTATCTATGCTAACGATGGTGATTGGGTTGAAAACTGTACCTTAATCGCTGAAACCCTATCCGGTGACTTTCAATTATTAAAATGGAATGAACTGACTAAAACGCCTCAAATTATCGACAATATTGGCACCGCTAGTCCTTTACCTCTTCATACAGCCTCAACCCAAAAACAACCTAATAAGAAGGTAGCATAA
- a CDS encoding ribosomal protein uL16 3-hydroxylase: protein MYQLTFDTQAFIKKHWQQTPVVLTQAFEDFVDPIAADELAGLACEEEISSRIVVTEANQNQWNVIQGPFEDYDAYGETHWQLLVQAVNHWYPDSQPLVDAFRFLPDWRFDDLMVSFATPLGGVGPHIDNYDVFIIQGEGERRWKVGNKGDHRRRGGDENSPLVEDFEPIIDVVLKKGDVLYIPPGYPHCGETLSLAISYSIGFRAPSQQELLTQLADSLIDNNSGHQRFTSDSEALEPGIVSQEQQQGIMQLLAELATQPEKYQTMLGKLLSQNRFELDICEGEEPLDLEELQQVIEDGASILRIGGLKVLRLENDNISRLFINGEVFALENVTEAELVSFANTVNLDNELAAIMFDNLAIAELLVELINQGLYYLAE, encoded by the coding sequence ATGTATCAATTAACTTTTGACACCCAAGCATTCATAAAAAAGCACTGGCAACAAACCCCAGTGGTATTAACACAAGCCTTCGAGGACTTTGTTGACCCTATTGCCGCAGATGAATTAGCTGGTCTTGCTTGTGAAGAAGAAATTTCATCACGTATTGTGGTCACTGAAGCAAACCAGAATCAATGGAACGTTATTCAAGGTCCATTTGAAGATTATGATGCTTATGGTGAGACACACTGGCAACTGTTAGTTCAGGCCGTTAACCATTGGTATCCAGACTCGCAACCATTAGTTGATGCTTTCCGCTTTTTACCTGATTGGCGTTTTGATGATTTAATGGTGTCCTTTGCGACCCCATTAGGCGGAGTCGGACCACACATAGATAATTATGATGTGTTTATTATTCAAGGTGAAGGTGAACGTCGCTGGAAAGTCGGTAATAAAGGCGATCATAGACGTCGCGGTGGTGACGAAAACTCACCATTAGTAGAAGATTTTGAGCCGATTATCGACGTGGTATTGAAAAAAGGTGATGTGTTATATATCCCACCTGGATACCCACATTGCGGTGAAACCTTATCTTTAGCCATAAGCTATTCAATAGGTTTCAGGGCACCAAGCCAACAAGAGTTGCTAACTCAGCTAGCGGATTCACTGATTGATAACAACAGTGGCCACCAGCGTTTCACCTCAGACTCAGAAGCCCTAGAACCAGGAATAGTGAGTCAAGAACAACAACAAGGGATTATGCAGCTATTAGCTGAGCTGGCTACCCAACCAGAAAAGTATCAAACCATGTTAGGTAAGCTATTAAGTCAAAATCGTTTTGAGCTTGATATTTGTGAAGGTGAAGAGCCGCTTGATTTAGAAGAATTACAACAAGTCATTGAAGATGGCGCCAGCATATTGCGCATTGGCGGCTTAAAAGTATTACGTTTAGAAAATGATAATATTAGCCGCTTGTTTATTAATGGTGAAGTGTTTGCACTTGAAAATGTTACCGAAGCAGAACTTGTCAGCTTTGCTAATACTGTTAATTTAGACAATGAACTTGCTGCAATAATGTTCGACAATTTAGCGATTGCAGAACTATTAGTTGAGCTGATAAATCAGGGTCTGTATTACCTAGCTGAGTAA
- the hflD gene encoding high frequency lysogenization protein HflD produces the protein MTDNILYERTMAFAGILQAIGQVQYIARHGESDEQALAASLNTILVTNPDGITDVYPDKDLLDKGYQLIQNQLGDGSNKDVETTRYLVGVLALERKLSRSPNGLGMLAERISQVHRQLHHFAITDEQVLANFASIYSDVISALGPKLQISGNPAFLKQTHVQHKIRSLLLSAMRSAVLWRQLGGKRRHLVFARKAIFDMAVSSQQNK, from the coding sequence GTGACTGACAATATATTATATGAACGCACTATGGCTTTTGCAGGCATTTTACAGGCCATCGGGCAAGTACAATATATCGCCCGCCATGGTGAGAGTGACGAGCAAGCCCTAGCGGCAAGCCTTAATACTATTTTGGTGACTAATCCTGATGGCATTACCGATGTGTATCCTGATAAGGATTTATTGGATAAAGGCTATCAGCTTATTCAAAACCAACTAGGTGACGGCAGCAATAAAGACGTTGAAACTACGCGTTATCTGGTTGGTGTATTGGCATTAGAGCGTAAGCTATCTCGCTCACCTAACGGCTTAGGCATGCTTGCTGAACGTATAAGTCAAGTGCATCGCCAACTTCACCATTTTGCGATTACCGATGAACAAGTATTGGCTAATTTTGCCAGTATTTACAGCGATGTGATTAGCGCCCTTGGCCCTAAATTACAAATTTCGGGTAATCCTGCATTTTTAAAGCAAACACATGTGCAGCATAAAATTCGCTCACTATTATTATCAGCTATGCGCAGCGCGGTACTGTGGCGTCAATTAGGCGGCAAACGTCGCCACTTAGTGTTTGCTCGTAAAGCAATATTTGATATGGCTGTCAGCAGCCAGCAAAATAAATAA
- a CDS encoding GNAT family N-acyltransferase, whose amino-acid sequence MKSAEMMFTVDQMVDKNLPQLAKFPWLSKPTKAMLRYLLHEQQCNDIAMQYKHLTGVDFVEQVLASFNFSYSVPNNEIENIPIDGRVVIYANHPIGSLDALALIKLISKVRPDIKVVANELLMAIKPLHSILLPVRNMTGGTPKQNLDNIHQHLKREGAILIFPSGEVSRIRPSGVTDLLWQSGFVKMAKACNAPLLPMFVDAKNSATFYGASMIYKPLATLLLVKEMFRQINQVMPVRIGKLIAKETVSNNDFPLKTQVNLLKNHLYRIGKNRPPLFSTQNAIAHPESRATLQHELQQCEQLGLTSDNKVIYLYQHDDSSAIMREIGRLREIAFRAVGEGTGKRRDTDKYDNDYWHLVLWDKDDLEIVGAYRFASAKRIHNEISTTGLYSQTLFQYQPDFSPYFEQGLELGRSFVQPKYWGRRSLEYLWQGIGAFLLKNPQYRYLFGPVSISNSYPEPAKELLIYFYKNQFPTQSTLATSFNSYQFTDERTHQLCRQFNGETYADNFKILKRTLANMGVSVPTLFKQYGELCEDQGVQFIDFGIDAEFGDCIDGLVLVDVHQLKPIKAQKYLGLTR is encoded by the coding sequence ATGAAGTCCGCAGAAATGATGTTTACTGTCGATCAAATGGTTGACAAAAATTTACCTCAATTGGCTAAATTCCCTTGGTTATCCAAGCCAACCAAAGCCATGCTACGTTATCTTTTGCACGAGCAGCAATGCAATGATATTGCGATGCAGTATAAGCATTTAACCGGGGTAGACTTTGTTGAACAGGTACTGGCTAGCTTTAATTTTAGTTACAGCGTACCCAATAATGAAATTGAAAATATTCCGATTGACGGCCGTGTGGTTATCTATGCTAATCACCCTATCGGCTCACTTGACGCCCTTGCATTAATCAAGTTAATTAGCAAAGTCCGCCCAGACATTAAAGTCGTCGCCAATGAGTTACTAATGGCTATTAAACCGCTGCACTCGATTTTATTACCCGTCAGAAACATGACTGGCGGCACCCCAAAGCAAAATTTAGATAATATCCATCAACATCTAAAACGTGAAGGAGCAATATTAATATTTCCATCGGGTGAAGTGTCTCGAATACGCCCAAGCGGTGTGACGGATTTATTATGGCAAAGCGGGTTTGTTAAAATGGCCAAAGCCTGTAATGCGCCATTGTTACCTATGTTTGTCGATGCGAAAAATTCTGCAACTTTTTATGGCGCATCAATGATTTATAAGCCATTAGCAACACTGTTACTCGTTAAGGAAATGTTTCGCCAAATCAATCAAGTGATGCCGGTTCGTATTGGCAAACTGATTGCTAAAGAAACCGTGTCGAATAATGACTTTCCGTTAAAAACTCAGGTTAATCTGCTAAAAAATCATCTTTACCGTATAGGTAAAAATAGGCCACCGCTGTTTAGTACTCAAAATGCCATTGCTCACCCAGAGTCTCGCGCCACTTTGCAACATGAATTACAACAATGTGAACAGCTTGGACTCACATCAGACAATAAAGTCATTTATCTTTATCAGCATGATGACAGCAGTGCCATCATGCGTGAAATCGGCAGACTACGTGAAATTGCCTTTAGAGCTGTCGGTGAAGGCACTGGCAAACGCAGAGATACCGACAAATATGATAATGACTATTGGCACCTCGTATTATGGGATAAAGATGATTTAGAAATCGTCGGTGCTTATCGTTTTGCTAGTGCAAAGCGTATTCATAATGAAATATCTACCACAGGGCTATATAGCCAAACTTTATTTCAATATCAGCCAGATTTTAGTCCTTATTTTGAACAAGGGTTAGAGTTAGGCCGAAGCTTTGTGCAACCTAAATATTGGGGCAGAAGAAGCCTTGAGTATTTGTGGCAAGGTATTGGCGCATTTCTTCTCAAAAACCCTCAGTATCGCTACTTATTTGGCCCGGTTTCGATTAGTAACAGCTATCCTGAGCCCGCTAAAGAATTACTTATTTATTTTTATAAAAATCAATTTCCAACGCAGTCTACACTGGCAACCTCATTTAATTCTTACCAGTTTACCGATGAACGGACACACCAATTATGTCGTCAATTCAATGGTGAGACATACGCTGACAATTTTAAAATTCTGAAAAGGACATTAGCTAATATGGGTGTTTCAGTACCGACTTTATTTAAACAATATGGTGAATTGTGTGAAGATCAGGGCGTGCAATTCATCGACTTTGGCATTGATGCAGAGTTTGGTGATTGTATCGATGGCCTGGTCTTGGTTGATGTTCATCAGCTCAAACCGATTAAAGCACAAAAATATCTTGGCTTAACAAGGTAG
- the purB gene encoding adenylosuccinate lyase, with amino-acid sequence MDLSALTAISPVDGRYGSKTASLRGIFSEFGLTKYRVQVEINWLKLLSSCPDIEEVPPFSETALALLDSIKDNFSEQDALRVKAIESTTNHDVKAVEYFIKEQIADNAELVAIDEFVHFACTSEDINNLSHGLMLKEARELVLVPQCQQIIDAIKKLAHDNKTVPLMSRTHGQPASPSTLGKEMANVVVRLERQLKQIKAVEIMGKINGAVGNYNAHLSAYPEVDWHALSQRFVTSLGIHWNAYTTQIEPHDYIAELFDAIARFNTILIDFDRDIWGYVALGHFKQRTIAGEIGSSTMPHKVNPIDFENSEGNLGIANALMQHLAAKLPVSRWQRDLTDSTVLRNLGVGIAHSLIAYQATLKGISKLEVNEAHLRAELDVNWEVLAEPVQTVMRRYGIEKPYEKLKELTRGKRIDAQQLAVFIDGLELPAEVKIELKKMTPANYIGRAEAFVDELK; translated from the coding sequence ATGGATCTTTCTGCACTGACTGCAATCTCGCCGGTAGACGGTCGTTATGGTAGTAAAACCGCCTCATTAAGAGGGATTTTCAGCGAGTTCGGTCTTACTAAGTACCGCGTACAAGTTGAGATCAACTGGTTAAAATTGTTATCTAGCTGTCCTGACATTGAAGAAGTGCCACCGTTCAGTGAAACAGCACTGGCTTTATTAGACAGCATCAAAGATAACTTCAGTGAGCAAGATGCATTACGTGTTAAAGCTATCGAAAGCACCACTAACCATGATGTCAAAGCCGTTGAATACTTCATTAAAGAACAAATTGCTGACAATGCTGAATTAGTCGCAATAGATGAATTTGTTCACTTTGCTTGTACATCTGAAGACATCAACAACCTGTCACATGGGTTAATGTTAAAAGAAGCACGTGAATTAGTCCTTGTGCCACAGTGCCAGCAAATTATCGATGCGATTAAAAAGTTAGCCCATGACAATAAAACCGTGCCTTTAATGTCGCGTACCCATGGACAACCAGCCTCACCTTCTACCTTAGGTAAAGAAATGGCTAACGTGGTTGTCCGTTTAGAGCGTCAATTGAAGCAAATTAAAGCCGTAGAAATTATGGGTAAGATTAATGGCGCGGTAGGTAACTATAACGCCCACCTATCAGCATACCCAGAAGTAGATTGGCATGCATTGTCACAACGTTTTGTGACCAGTTTAGGCATTCACTGGAATGCTTACACCACTCAAATTGAACCACATGATTATATCGCAGAGCTATTTGACGCTATCGCGCGATTTAACACCATTTTAATCGATTTCGATCGTGACATTTGGGGCTATGTGGCATTAGGCCACTTCAAACAACGTACCATTGCTGGTGAAATTGGTTCTTCAACCATGCCACATAAAGTTAACCCTATCGACTTTGAAAACTCTGAAGGTAACTTAGGCATCGCCAATGCATTAATGCAACACTTAGCGGCCAAATTACCGGTTTCTCGCTGGCAGCGCGACCTTACCGACTCAACGGTATTACGTAACTTAGGTGTGGGTATTGCACATTCATTGATTGCATATCAAGCCACGTTAAAAGGCATTAGCAAGCTAGAAGTAAACGAAGCGCATCTTCGTGCAGAATTAGATGTTAACTGGGAAGTACTTGCTGAGCCAGTGCAAACCGTTATGCGTCGTTATGGCATTGAAAAGCCATATGAGAAGCTAAAAGAATTAACCCGCGGTAAACGCATAGATGCACAACAATTAGCGGTATTTATCGATGGACTTGAGCTTCCCGCTGAAGTAAAAATCGAACTTAAGAAAATGACCCCAGCTAATTACATTGGCCGTGCAGAAGCCTTTGTTGACGAACTAAAATAA